The following are encoded together in the Microthrixaceae bacterium genome:
- a CDS encoding SDR family NAD(P)-dependent oxidoreductase, which produces MHAAHNLSRVSTAWWRTARYARAIGPRVRKYSRYSLAERHALVTGGSSGIGAELCKELVSRGASVTSVDVTPPTCDVAGITHLDGDVRTFDFGSLAPIDLIVANAGVVDSTRHRPLTEDAVRRLIDINLVGVARTLTAPTTPSGRALIISSRSAVAPEAPGALYGATKAAALNYGLSAGSVRPTTVALVGITATNLFAAEADYQGRAVDPPRSTFGDPSEVARACLDAVEAGDPLVITDRDTLRDVSAFGFAFLTARLR; this is translated from the coding sequence ATGCATGCTGCGCACAACCTGTCACGAGTGAGCACCGCCTGGTGGAGGACCGCACGGTACGCACGAGCGATCGGCCCACGCGTTCGGAAGTACAGCCGGTATTCACTCGCCGAGCGGCACGCCTTGGTGACCGGCGGTTCATCCGGAATCGGGGCGGAGTTGTGCAAGGAACTTGTCTCCAGGGGCGCATCGGTCACGTCGGTGGACGTGACCCCCCCAACGTGTGACGTTGCCGGCATCACCCACCTCGACGGCGACGTTCGAACCTTCGACTTCGGTTCGCTCGCCCCGATCGACCTCATCGTGGCAAACGCTGGCGTCGTCGATTCGACTCGCCATCGGCCCCTCACCGAGGACGCCGTGCGACGCCTCATCGACATCAACCTCGTCGGCGTCGCTCGGACGCTGACCGCTCCAACCACACCAAGTGGTCGCGCCCTGATCATCTCGAGTCGCTCTGCCGTAGCGCCCGAGGCACCGGGTGCGTTGTACGGCGCCACGAAGGCCGCAGCGCTCAACTACGGGCTCTCCGCAGGATCGGTGCGCCCGACGACCGTCGCGTTGGTCGGCATCACCGCCACCAACCTGTTCGCTGCGGAGGCCGACTACCAAGGCCGCGCTGTCGACCCACCCCGATCGACATTTGGCGATCCGTCCGAGGTCGCTCGTGCGTGTCTCGACGCGGTCGAGGCCGGCGACCCGCTCGTCATCACCGACCGCGACACGCTCCGGGACGTCTCAGCGTTCGGGTTCGCGTTCCTCACGGCACGACTCCGTTGA
- a CDS encoding SDR family oxidoreductase produces the protein MAQTHTLQGMSALVTGGGSGIGLASARALVRDGASVTIMGRNAEKLAAAAASLREDVVDGAAVTEHSGDVGNEEDVRAAVAAACEPTGRLDMVVAAAGDGTLGPVIATSLDEWNRVLNVCLTGTFLTFKHAGAVMGRNGGGSLVAISSLASSITHPFMAPYSAAKAGIDMLVKTIADELGQVGVRANAVNPGIIETDLVSMITPDNSVGQSYLDAMPISRFGNVDDVAPLVRFLCGPESSFITGETITVDGGNHLRQGPNYYEFASALYGSAADGIVEP, from the coding sequence ATGGCTCAGACCCACACCCTCCAAGGAATGTCCGCACTCGTCACCGGCGGCGGAAGCGGAATTGGATTGGCCTCGGCTCGAGCGCTCGTTCGAGATGGAGCCTCGGTCACGATCATGGGCCGCAACGCCGAAAAGCTGGCGGCCGCCGCAGCGAGCCTTCGCGAGGACGTCGTCGACGGCGCGGCCGTCACCGAGCACAGCGGTGACGTCGGCAACGAGGAGGATGTCAGGGCCGCGGTCGCCGCCGCGTGCGAGCCCACGGGACGTCTCGACATGGTGGTGGCCGCGGCCGGCGACGGCACGCTCGGGCCGGTGATCGCCACGTCGTTGGACGAGTGGAACCGTGTCCTCAACGTCTGTCTCACCGGCACGTTTCTCACCTTCAAGCACGCGGGGGCCGTCATGGGCCGCAACGGCGGTGGCTCGCTGGTCGCGATCTCGTCGCTGGCGTCGTCGATCACCCACCCGTTCATGGCCCCCTACAGCGCGGCCAAGGCCGGTATCGACATGTTGGTGAAGACGATCGCGGATGAATTGGGCCAGGTCGGGGTCCGGGCCAACGCGGTCAACCCCGGCATCATCGAAACCGATCTCGTGTCGATGATCACCCCCGACAATTCGGTCGGGCAGAGTTACCTCGACGCGATGCCGATCAGCCGATTCGGCAACGTCGACGACGTCGCGCCGCTGGTTCGTTTCCTGTGTGGCCCCGAGTCATCGTTCATCACCGGCGAGACGATCACGGTCGACGGCGGAAATCACCTGCGCCAGGGCCCGAACTACTACGAGTTCGCCTCGGCGCTCTACGGCAGCGCGGCGGACGGCATCGTCGAACCCTAA
- a CDS encoding sigma-70 family RNA polymerase sigma factor, which produces MAKQRPERDEEDLVRLYLSDIGQYPLLTKDGEVELAKAIEAGTAAKAEMEAADGSLTAARKRELRRLIRTGEEAELAFVQSNLRLVVSIAKKYQASGLPLLDLIQEGNLGLIHAVEKFDWRKGFKFSTYATWWIRQAITRGIANTGRTIRLPVHAGDVLSRLQKARFRLETTLGRPATLLELAEELDMPVAKVTEAMRYAADTLSLSEPLRADGDAELGDMIEDRGAESPFDAAAVALLPEQINRLLGPLDERERQILKLRFGLDRGEPRTLEEVGEHFNLTRERIRQIEARAMSKLRHPSSDTGAKDLLAV; this is translated from the coding sequence TTGGCTAAGCAGCGTCCCGAACGCGACGAAGAAGACCTTGTTCGCCTCTACCTGAGCGACATCGGCCAATATCCGCTCCTCACCAAGGACGGGGAGGTCGAACTCGCAAAGGCCATCGAAGCCGGCACCGCGGCGAAGGCGGAGATGGAGGCAGCCGACGGCTCGCTCACCGCAGCCCGCAAACGCGAACTTCGCCGCCTCATCCGCACTGGCGAGGAAGCGGAACTCGCGTTCGTTCAGTCGAACCTTCGCCTGGTCGTCTCCATCGCAAAGAAATACCAGGCATCCGGGTTGCCCCTCCTCGACCTCATTCAAGAGGGCAACCTTGGCCTGATTCACGCCGTCGAGAAGTTCGACTGGCGCAAGGGTTTCAAGTTCTCGACCTACGCCACGTGGTGGATCCGCCAGGCGATCACCCGCGGCATCGCGAACACCGGTCGCACGATTCGACTTCCAGTGCATGCAGGCGACGTGCTGAGCCGACTCCAAAAGGCCCGATTCCGGCTCGAAACCACCCTCGGTCGCCCGGCCACCCTGCTGGAACTCGCCGAGGAACTCGACATGCCGGTCGCCAAGGTCACCGAGGCCATGCGCTACGCCGCCGACACCTTGTCGTTGTCGGAGCCGCTTCGCGCTGACGGCGACGCCGAACTCGGCGACATGATCGAAGACCGCGGCGCCGAGTCGCCATTCGATGCCGCGGCCGTCGCGTTGCTGCCCGAGCAGATCAACCGCCTGCTCGGCCCACTCGACGAACGCGAACGCCAGATCCTCAAGCTCCGTTTCGGGCTCGATCGCGGCGAACCGCGCACCCTTGAGGAGGTCGGGGAGCACTTCAACCTGACCCGTGAACGCATCCGCCAGATCGAAGCGCGGGCCATGTCGAAGCTGCGCCACCCGAGCTCCGACACTGGTGCCAAGGACCTGCTCGCGGTCTGA
- a CDS encoding MerR family transcriptional regulator: MTHHDTTARLHQIGAVEDQVGLSQRTIRHYDEVGLVTPSGRSPGGFRLYTDDDVARLKHIKAMKPLGFTLEESGDLLRIRDQLERGEALSPAELDYLTASLSRAEERCAKLARQLDEAKALTATMRAEIDSAKLRP; the protein is encoded by the coding sequence ATGACCCACCACGACACGACCGCTCGGCTCCACCAGATCGGCGCCGTGGAGGATCAGGTGGGGCTTTCGCAACGCACGATTCGCCATTACGACGAGGTCGGCCTGGTCACCCCCTCTGGGCGTTCCCCCGGGGGATTCCGGCTGTACACCGACGATGACGTCGCACGGTTGAAACACATCAAGGCGATGAAGCCGCTCGGATTCACCCTCGAAGAATCGGGAGATCTGCTAAGGATCCGCGATCAGCTCGAACGCGGCGAGGCACTCAGCCCAGCCGAACTCGACTATCTCACGGCCAGCCTGTCGAGGGCCGAGGAGCGGTGCGCAAAGCTCGCCCGCCAACTCGACGAAGCCAAGGCCCTCACCGCAACCATGCGAGCCGAGATCGACTCCGCCAAGCTTCGCCCCTGA
- the gdhA gene encoding NADP-specific glutamate dehydrogenase — protein sequence MTDQYLADAFNLVAHRNPGESEFHQAVKEVLDTLEVVLKKHPEMAEQRLIERVCEPERQIIFRVPWVDDEGCIQINRGFRVEFNSALGPFKGGLRFHPSVNVGIIKFLGFEQTFKNALTGMPIGGGKGGSDFDPKGKSDGEIMRFCQSFMTELYRHLGEYTDVPAGDIGVGGREIGYLFGQYKRITNRYESAVLTGKGLTWGGALVRTEATGYGATFFAEEMLKARGETLDDKTTVVSGSGNVAIYAIEKVHQLGGKVVAASDSAGYIYDENGIDLDLLKEIKLVERGRISTYADRRGSAKFVSGGSIWDVPCQVALPSATQNELTGQDAETLVRNGVIAVSEGANMPSTPEAIEVFQAAKIAYGPGKAANAGGVATSALEMQQNASRDSWTFEYTEERLQKIMQGIHTQCIEAAEEYGDPGNYVLGANVAGFLKVADAMMAFGVI from the coding sequence GTGACCGATCAGTACCTTGCCGACGCATTCAACCTGGTGGCGCACCGAAACCCTGGGGAAAGCGAGTTCCACCAGGCGGTCAAAGAGGTGCTCGACACCCTTGAGGTCGTGCTGAAAAAGCACCCGGAGATGGCCGAACAACGCCTGATCGAACGCGTCTGTGAGCCGGAACGCCAGATCATCTTCCGGGTTCCGTGGGTCGACGACGAGGGGTGTATCCAGATCAATCGGGGCTTTCGCGTCGAGTTCAACAGCGCCCTCGGTCCCTTCAAGGGCGGCCTGCGATTCCACCCCTCGGTCAACGTGGGCATCATCAAGTTCCTCGGTTTCGAACAGACGTTCAAGAACGCCTTGACGGGCATGCCGATCGGTGGCGGCAAAGGCGGCTCCGATTTCGACCCCAAGGGAAAATCCGACGGTGAGATCATGCGGTTTTGCCAGAGCTTCATGACCGAGCTCTACCGGCATCTCGGCGAGTACACCGACGTTCCCGCAGGCGACATCGGTGTGGGTGGACGCGAGATCGGCTATTTGTTCGGGCAGTACAAGCGCATCACCAACCGTTACGAGTCGGCCGTGCTCACCGGCAAAGGGCTGACCTGGGGTGGCGCGCTCGTGCGCACCGAGGCGACCGGCTACGGCGCAACTTTCTTCGCCGAAGAGATGCTCAAGGCCCGCGGCGAGACCCTCGACGACAAGACCACCGTGGTGTCGGGGTCGGGCAACGTCGCGATCTACGCCATCGAAAAGGTCCACCAACTCGGCGGCAAGGTCGTCGCAGCCTCCGACTCGGCCGGGTACATCTACGACGAGAACGGCATCGACCTCGACCTGCTGAAGGAGATCAAGCTCGTCGAGCGCGGCCGAATTTCCACCTATGCCGATCGCCGCGGCTCGGCGAAGTTCGTGTCCGGAGGGAGCATCTGGGATGTGCCCTGCCAGGTTGCCCTTCCAAGCGCGACCCAGAACGAGCTGACGGGCCAGGACGCCGAGACGCTCGTGCGAAACGGGGTGATCGCTGTGTCGGAGGGTGCGAACATGCCTTCAACCCCCGAGGCGATCGAGGTCTTCCAGGCGGCGAAGATCGCCTACGGCCCGGGTAAGGCGGCCAATGCCGGCGGCGTCGCGACCTCAGCGCTCGAAATGCAACAGAACGCCAGCCGCGATTCGTGGACGTTCGAATACACCGAGGAGCGGCTGCAAAAGATCATGCAGGGCATCCACACACAGTGCATCGAGGCGGCCGAGGAATACGGCGACCCAGGCAACTACGTGCTCGGTGCCAACGTCGCTGGCTTCTTGAAGGTTGCCGACGCCATGATGGCCTTCGGCGTCATCTGA
- a CDS encoding CehA/McbA family metallohydrolase, which translates to MARFLKQFAVIGAAVAALGAGLAGGTVVPVSVAGAQESTAPTCAADGSVQTMTGTVSADQAKTYLLLPFEVPEGATRVEVGYSWAPSEGTTLDLGLWDASGTSGPDAFRGWGGSRQGRLDKGMPRAWVSAETADRAFTPGDIEPGTWNVELGLAEIAAEGATYTVEISCSDGPAGRETPADPVDADHVANPDPGWYRGDFHMHSWNSLPEAPDYEGTVQYGRDAQLDIMPITEYVVTRHHRELGAVQRANPDVLIWPGREVITYFGHAIVLGETPNTIEYREGFDGVTLRGIQRDSIADGALFGVAHPTVFPEAEFGSLCRGCEFQLSDDIDWDAVTTLELVTNTPVVGDVENPFIQTAIDYWQGLLDAGHRITAVSGSDDKRGPALGSTATMVYAKELSRGAVTEALEAGHTYIQVRGAADSPTVEFTGASGGAEAMMGDSLRADSVSFSATVRDGDGQTLHIIRNGAEVEAVPVVGSEFTYTWDAERGEDGGGLGTTVRIEVSDATSRTVITNPIFLVDHEPSPTTEAVSPTTEAAAPEPLGNAAGDDGSPAALIAGIAVALVALVVGGVAVGRRGRSGTSGVS; encoded by the coding sequence GTGGCTCGATTCTTGAAACAATTCGCGGTGATCGGGGCGGCGGTAGCGGCCCTTGGGGCCGGGTTGGCCGGCGGTACGGTCGTTCCGGTCTCCGTGGCCGGGGCGCAGGAGTCGACGGCTCCGACCTGCGCTGCCGACGGTTCGGTGCAGACGATGACCGGAACGGTGAGTGCCGATCAGGCGAAGACCTATCTGCTCCTCCCGTTCGAGGTTCCCGAGGGCGCAACCCGCGTCGAGGTCGGCTACTCGTGGGCCCCGTCGGAGGGCACGACGCTCGATCTTGGGTTGTGGGATGCCTCCGGGACCTCCGGGCCCGATGCGTTTCGCGGCTGGGGTGGCTCGCGTCAGGGTCGGCTCGACAAGGGCATGCCGCGGGCGTGGGTCTCCGCCGAGACGGCCGATCGGGCGTTCACCCCTGGCGATATCGAGCCGGGAACGTGGAACGTGGAACTCGGCTTGGCGGAAATCGCAGCCGAGGGCGCCACGTACACGGTCGAGATCTCGTGCAGCGATGGTCCGGCGGGGCGCGAAACGCCTGCCGACCCCGTCGACGCGGACCATGTCGCCAACCCCGACCCGGGCTGGTACCGCGGCGATTTCCACATGCACTCGTGGAACTCGTTGCCAGAGGCCCCCGACTACGAGGGGACGGTGCAATACGGCCGCGATGCGCAACTCGACATCATGCCGATCACCGAATACGTGGTGACCCGCCACCATCGGGAACTCGGAGCGGTACAGCGGGCGAACCCGGATGTGTTGATCTGGCCGGGCAGGGAGGTCATCACCTATTTCGGACACGCCATCGTGTTGGGAGAGACGCCGAACACGATCGAATACCGGGAGGGGTTCGACGGTGTCACGCTACGCGGCATCCAGCGCGACTCGATCGCCGACGGGGCGTTGTTCGGCGTGGCGCATCCCACGGTGTTCCCCGAAGCGGAGTTCGGCAGCCTGTGTCGCGGGTGTGAGTTTCAACTGAGCGACGACATCGACTGGGATGCGGTGACGACGTTGGAACTCGTGACCAACACGCCGGTCGTGGGTGACGTCGAGAACCCGTTCATCCAGACGGCGATCGACTACTGGCAAGGCCTGTTGGACGCCGGGCACCGGATCACGGCGGTCAGCGGATCCGACGACAAGCGCGGCCCCGCCCTCGGTTCGACCGCAACGATGGTCTATGCGAAGGAGTTGTCGCGAGGAGCGGTGACCGAGGCACTCGAGGCGGGGCACACCTACATCCAGGTTCGAGGCGCCGCCGACTCGCCCACGGTGGAATTCACCGGGGCATCCGGCGGGGCCGAGGCGATGATGGGCGATTCGCTCCGAGCCGACTCTGTGAGTTTCAGCGCCACGGTTCGCGACGGAGACGGCCAGACGCTGCACATCATCCGCAACGGAGCCGAGGTCGAGGCCGTGCCGGTCGTCGGGTCCGAGTTCACCTACACGTGGGATGCCGAGCGGGGCGAGGACGGTGGGGGTCTCGGAACGACGGTGCGCATCGAGGTGAGCGATGCGACCTCCCGCACGGTCATCACCAATCCGATCTTCCTCGTCGACCACGAACCGAGTCCGACCACCGAAGCTGTTTCGCCCACGACCGAGGCGGCCGCGCCCGAGCCCCTCGGGAACGCCGCCGGTGATGACGGCAGCCCGGCCGCCCTCATCGCCGGGATCGCAGTGGCACTGGTCGCGCTCGTGGTCGGCGGCGTTGCCGTGG
- a CDS encoding DNA integrity scanning protein DisA nucleotide-binding domain protein, whose protein sequence is MVSWSDPPSPRLRRLVDELDEHGVDLDVENPLDRLVAEEIDYALHPLIHERRVPTYGAVIAPTVDRSRWRKTTNLEVTSRSLRDLQRSDARRFADGASSWLVLSGDGAQKLAVFDRPASSERDVVVMVDAFGAAIVQRHSSGTVRYASEHGVMRWDGMSWHREPLVTRWISAMRTWGGNAQHSLATLLAFAVHDLGARGIGALLIMQNTLTSSPAFEQRMAEPPPLDIAVPEDLTPLRHVLAQIDGAAVFDNSGILRQIGVRLNPSAAAVADVDGHRGMRHTSGRRYSFDDPESIVIVVSEDGPVTMMRNGVILGRTDAQA, encoded by the coding sequence ATGGTGAGCTGGAGCGATCCCCCATCGCCGCGGCTGAGGCGGCTGGTCGACGAACTCGACGAGCACGGCGTCGACCTCGACGTCGAGAACCCACTCGACCGCCTCGTTGCCGAGGAGATCGACTACGCACTGCATCCGCTGATCCATGAGCGGCGCGTGCCGACGTACGGAGCGGTGATCGCTCCGACGGTCGACCGGTCTCGTTGGCGCAAGACCACCAACCTTGAGGTGACCTCGCGCTCATTGCGCGACCTGCAGCGCAGCGACGCCCGACGGTTCGCCGATGGCGCCTCGAGTTGGCTCGTGTTGAGCGGCGACGGAGCCCAGAAACTCGCGGTGTTTGACCGTCCGGCAAGTTCGGAACGAGACGTGGTGGTGATGGTCGACGCGTTCGGCGCGGCGATCGTGCAACGCCATTCCTCGGGAACCGTCCGCTATGCGAGCGAGCACGGTGTCATGCGTTGGGACGGGATGAGTTGGCACCGAGAGCCGCTCGTGACGCGGTGGATTTCGGCGATGCGCACCTGGGGTGGAAACGCTCAACACTCCCTGGCCACGCTGCTGGCCTTTGCGGTACACGACCTCGGGGCGCGCGGCATCGGCGCACTGTTGATCATGCAGAACACGCTCACGAGCAGCCCGGCGTTCGAACAGCGGATGGCCGAACCGCCCCCGCTCGACATTGCGGTTCCCGAGGATCTGACGCCGTTACGTCACGTCCTCGCCCAGATCGACGGTGCGGCGGTATTCGACAATTCGGGGATTCTGCGTCAGATCGGCGTTCGTTTGAACCCGAGTGCGGCGGCGGTTGCCGACGTCGACGGGCACCGCGGCATGCGCCACACCTCCGGTCGTCGGTACTCGTTCGACGATCCCGAGTCGATCGTCATCGTCGTGAGTGAGGACGGTCCGGTCACGATGATGCGAAACGGGGTGATCCTGGGGCGAACCGACGCACAGGCATAG